In Chiloscyllium plagiosum isolate BGI_BamShark_2017 chromosome 18, ASM401019v2, whole genome shotgun sequence, a single genomic region encodes these proteins:
- the manf gene encoding mesencephalic astrocyte-derived neurotrophic factor, with protein sequence MGFVATGLAVALVFFVTSSKALKEGECEVCLSFLERFYNSLKEQDVDFTPDVIEEHLIQQCKDVKSKENRFCYYIGATGDAATKIVKEVSRPMSNHVPVTKICEKLKKSDSQICDLKYDKQVDLSTVDLKKLRVKELRKILDEWGESCKGCAEKSDFIRKITDLMPKYAPLAAKSRNEL encoded by the exons ATGGGATTCGTGGCCACTGGTCTGGCTGTGGCATTAGTTTTTTTCGTAACGTCTTCTAAGGCACTGAAAGAAGGGGAATGTGAAG TATGTTTGTCATTCTTGGAACGATTTTATAACTCCTTGAAAGAGCAAGATGTAGACTTCACTCCTGATGTTATAGAAGAACATCTAATCCAGCAATGCAAGGATGTCAAGAGCAAGGAGAACCGATTT TGCTATTACATTGGAGCAACAGGTGATGCAGCCACCAAGATAGTTAAAGAAGTCTCCAGACCCATGAGCAATCATGTGCCAGTTACTAAAATCTGTGAAAAACTGAAGAAGAGCGACAGTCAAATCTGTGATCTAAAATATG ACAAACAGGTGGACCTGAGCACAGTTGATCTGAAGAAGCTGCGAGTTAAGGAGCTGAGGAAGATTCTGGATGAGTGGGGCGAGTCGTGTAAAGGCTGCGCAGAGAAATCTGACTTCATCCGGAAAATCACAGACCTGATGCCCAAGTATGCTCCCCTTGCTGCCAAATCAAGGAACGAACTCTAG
- the rbm15b gene encoding putative RNA-binding protein 15B, which translates to MKRQSERDSSPSSALGSGRAAKRPRERERERDGRSGREEGDTGRGGGGSYHKAGLSAKHPGGRSRSRSRDRAGGGGDKSNSNNRREERGDHHHHHHHHETASSARLPSARTSSAQKNKGDNSRPAGLEYKTLVISNLGSQLTDEAVEDGLFHEFKKFGEVSVNATHTPEGGRLAYAHFRHHEDAKEARHAKGRLVLYDRPLKIEPVYPKRRSCTPPEVTFGSIHTGYQYRQRSLSPGACALRDQRTRHANYPIEAVPLARERERSLDYYGLYDERGRAYSYPVQEDDLMPEDDKRATRNLFIGNLDHNISETDLRRAFEKYGIIEEVVIKRPPRGQGGAYGFLKFQNLDMAHRAKVAMSGRVIGRNHVKIGYGKANPTTRLWVGGLGPLTSLAALAREFDRFGSIRTIDYVKGDSFAYIQYESLDAAQAACAQMRGFPLGGPDRRLRVDFAKVEDTRYQQPYPQAPLPVPFELLADGFGRHRSLEREARARDRTPPLPLYHERERSYLDGDWSSPAKNLERRNNTDTVSIRNRDRWLNERENDRSTVAVKPWEERRKRRSLSNERVRPVLSPYEERARAKPRGSLELSPDKRNRDARGADGTTEKEQITSAPLEDRRLLVEDKVLSDAQDPVQLKKKDSERNHRTNEIESETKAIVDAPKTETKKPANLLEFAQALTLAWNGVLVLKNSCFPTKMFTLEGDAAITHSLLKDSATGAQVSQLKIAQRLRLDQPKLDEVTRRIKQGSPNGYAVLLAVQAPQGAEGGDGAVAVEPGLQQRLLRNLVSYLKQKQAAGVIGLPVGGVKDKDNTGMLYAFPPCVFSQQFLQTAMRTLGKVDEEHLIVVIVRDSV; encoded by the coding sequence ATGAAGAGACAGAGCGAGCGCGACTCGAGCCCCAGCTCGGCCCTAGGTAGCGGGAGAGCGGCTAAGAGGCCCCGGGAACGGGAGAGAGAGCGGGACGGCCGGTCCGGCAGGGAGGAAGGTGACACCGGCCGGGGAGGAGGTGGCAGCTACCACAAGGCTGGCCTCAGCGCCAAGCACCCGGGGGGtcggagcaggagcaggagccgGGACAGGGCAGGAGGAGGGGGGGACAAATCCAATAGTAACAACCGCAGGGAAGAGAGAGGggaccaccatcaccaccaccaccaccatgagACTGCCAGCTCTGCCAGGTTGCCCTCTGCCAGGACTAGCTCTGCCCAAAAAAACAAAGGTGACAATAGTCGGCCCGCTGGGCTCGAGTACAAGACGCTGGTAATCAGCAACTTGGGCTCACAGCTGACGGATGAGGCAGTGGAGGATGGTCTTTTCCACGAGTTCAAGAAGTTTGGAGAGGTGAGCGTTAATGCCACGCATACCCCTGAAGGGGGCCGGCTGGCGTATGCCCATTTCCGGCACCACGAGGACGCTAAGGAGGCAAGGCATGCCAAGGGTCGGCTGGTGCTTTATGACCGGCCCCTCAAAATTGAGCCGGTGTACCCCAAGAGGAGGAGTTGTACCCCACCCGAAGTTACTTTCGGATCTATCCACACTGGATATCAGTATCGGCAACGATCCTTGTCACCAGGGGCCTGTGCCCTCCGAGACCAGCGGACGAGACATGCTAATTATCCCATTGAGGCAGTGCCGCTGGCAAGGGAGCGTGAACGGTCGTTAGACTATTACGGATTATATGACGAGCGTGGGCGAGCTTACAGCTACCCTGTGCAGGAGGATGATTTGATGCCTGAGGATGACAAGCGAGCCACAAGAAATTTATTCATTGGTAATTTAGATCACAACATTTCAGAAACTGATCTGAGACGTGCTTTTGAGAAGTATGGCATCATTGAGGAAGTGGTAATCAAGCGTCCACCCAGGGGGCAAGGCGGTGCCTATGGGTTCTTAAAATTTCAGAATTTGGACATGGCACACCGAGCCAAGGTGGCCATGTCAGGTCGGGTGATTGGCAGGAACCATGTTAAAATTGGATATGGCAAAGCCAACCCAACGACTCGTTTGTGGGTGGGTGGGCTGGGACCCCTGACCTCACTCGCTGCCCTTGCACGTGAGTTTGACCGATTTGGCAGCATTCGCACCATTGACTATGTAAAAGGTGACAGCTTTGCTTACATACAGTACGAGAGTTTGGATGCTGCACAGGCTGCCTGTGCTCAGATGCGCGGCTTTCCACTTGGAGGGCCTGACCGGCGCCTAAGAGTGGACTTTGCTAAGGTGGAAGATACACGTTACCAGCAGCCCTACCCACAGGCTCCACTTCCAGTCCCCTTTGAACTGCTGGCAGATGGCTTTGGTCGGCACCGGAGCCTGGAGCGGGAGGCCCGGGCACGTGACCGGACACCACCGCTGCCCCTCTACCATGAACGGGAGAGGAGCTACTTGGATGGTGACTGGAGCAGCCCAGCCAAGAACTTGGAGCGCCGTAACAACACTGATACTGTTTCCATCCGCAACCGGGACCGCTGGCTGAACGAACGGGAGAATGACCGCAGTACTGTTGCCGTTAAGCCCTGGGAAGAAAGGCGAAAGCGCCGGAGCCTTTCCAATGAGCGTGTCCGGCCTGTACTCTCACCCTATGAGGAGCGGGCGAGGGCCAAGCCTCGGGGCTCATTGGAGCTGAGCCCGGACAAAAGGAATCGTGATGCCCGGGGGGCTGATGGTACCACTGAAAAGGAACAGATCACGTCTGCACCTTTGGAGGATCGGCGTCTGCTCGTTGAGGACAAGGTGCTCTCAGATGCCCAGGACCCTGTGCAGCTTAAAAAGAAAGACAGTGAGCGCAATCACAGAACTAATGAGATTGAGTCTGAGACTAAAGCAATTGTGGATGCTCCAAAAACAGAGACCAAGAAGCCAGCCAATTTGCTGGAGTTCGCACAGGCACTCACGCTTGCTTGGAACGGTGTCCTTGTGCTCAAGAATAGCTGTTTTCCCACAAAAATGTTCACACTCGAGGGTGACGCTGCCATCACCCATTCTCTCCTCAAAGATTCTGCAACGGGTGCGCAGGTGTCACAACTGAAGATTGCTCAGCGCCTGCGTCTTGACCAGCCCAAGCTGGATGAGGTGACCCGCCGCATCAAACAGGGCAGCCCTAATGGCTATGCTGTGCTGCTCGCTGTGCAGGCTCCCCAGGGTGCTGAAGGAGGGGACGGGGCTGTGGCTGTGGAGCCTGGTCTTCAGCAACGGCTACTGCGGAATTTGGTGTCTTACCTGAAACAGAAGCAGGCAGCAGGAGTGATTGGTTTGCCAGTCGGTGGTGTGAAGGACAAGGATAATACAGGCATGCTATACGCTTTCCCACCCTGTGTCTTCTCTCAGCAATTCCTGCAGACAGCCATGAGGACATTAGGGAAAGTAGATGAAGAACATTTAATTGTGGTAATAGTACGGGACTCTGTCTGA